TCTCAATGTGATTTTCCAGAAATTCATTAGATGACACTTTCaaaatttgctttgtttctttgtggGTGTGTTTTGTAGAATTTAAAACACTAGGAAGCTTAAATGTTGCTGTAAAAAATAATCAGTTACAACAGTGCTTTAATATCTAAACGATAAACTAGTGATATGACTGCTGTGTTTCTTCAGTTCCTTACAGACTTTGGGTTTTTGCACACTCAGTTCccacttttttctcatttcaggCAACTAGTTCAGGAAGATATTTTCAACTTTAGATATCTGTTTCTCTTAGCTTTATTTTATGATTCAATTATTAATGGAATGGTCGTAAGAACTTTTGACTGTACATATAAATGCAACCATATACTGTGATTTGACAGCATCCTCAAATTTACAATAGAAAATTTATGATACAAAATTGGCTGGTCTATTCTTTTGGAGGTTATGATATTTAGATATTACTTATATTACATATAAGTAAAACTAtagtgtctttattttaaagcaaaatatggTATCTTTATACTAAAATAACATTATAATAATGTATTATAGAGGCCTTAGATTACTAGATCTCAGCTAATAGGAACAAAGGAAGACCCAAGTCCAAATTCAAATGTAAATGGGAATTCCATTTTACCAAATTCTATGCAACTGAGGGTTGCCTTATATCAAAGCCTCCAAAATTACTGATGGGAATTGTCTCAAACTAACTTGCTCTTCTGCTATTTCACAACTGAAGAAGCCTCACTTGTTTGCACCTATTATTCATTATAGATCACCTACTTCGGGAGGAAAACGGTGCTGTAGCTGAACGGCTAGTGCACCCACCTCCCACAGCAGcgagaatatctataatatacatatatattgctgACCTAAAGAGGACACTCTTCAGCTTAGCATTCAGAGAACACTGCTATAGAGACTGAGACCAAGAATGAGTGGGGCCACATCAGAATTGTAGGGATGGAGAGGGACAGACCAGTACCACTGGACCCACTGCTTTTACCTTTAATCAGTATCATGGGGTATAATTCACCCCCTGAAAACATACACACCacaaacatatttcaaaataattatttccacaACAAAATCCtcatacatacaaatatcaaagtatgttttttttccctttcaatctccctttctccctcaatCTAGGAGTATATGATAAATACATTGATTTCATATGTATATTCTCTATGCTACTTTTAGTCAAgctgcttctttttctggcctgtgtatattttcatgtttctgtgGCTAACAAATTAGTCTCACTCTACAGCTTCAAGGTGAATCTTGATGAAGCCTCCTAAtctttctgcctccttttcctAGGTTGTCAATTTGATTTTCTTCTAGCACTTTCTCCACCTGCCTAGAAAGTAACCCTCAGATTTCAGATGATTATTCATGGCATCTACAAATATACCTGTGAGTTCTGGGATTTTTAGACTGGCAAAGGGCACTACATGGCTAGAAACTAGAACATCAGAAACTACTCTAACATGTTAAACACCAAGGTCCTAACCACATGGCCTGGATTCAAGGACTCCTTATTAGTAAACATTTGGGAATTTTCTGGTTGGGCTCTATCCATGCTGAATAAAGCCAAGGCAATACCCCTTATACTAAGAAGGACAGTAGCCTCCCTCAGATAGTAGTTATTCAGGTAAGTCTTTTCTTCAGGTCCCAAAGTATGCATCAGCCGTCTCACTTCTTTCTCAAGGCAGAATGAAGACATGCTGAAACAGGGTTTCTTCCCCTCCATCTTGGGATCTTGTCACTCAGGGCTTTTCACTAGAAAGAGAAGTGATGGGGCTACTATTAGCCAAATGCCATTTGAGAGGTGAAAGAAGTAGTGAGATGTTAGAGGTTTATGTTCTTCTGACAAGTAAATTCCTGTCTTTCAGTGAGGCCATGGGATTCAGCTGAAATAGTGGATTCAGGTCTTAGTTTCCTTTCCTGTAcataatgttttcttaaaaaagctCTATGACAATCATACCTTTAACCGCTAACTTAGATTTCATCTCTCGCTGAAATTCTTCTCCAGCCAACGCCGGACTTCTTGAAGGTTGTAGTAGAAGGGGCCCTTTCCTCCTAGATAAGCAATTTTCTGTCTCTGCACAATACACACACGTTCAAAGGCTACCCCATAAGCTACATTGGCATTATTGTCCATACGGTCAGCCACAACTCGGCACTGGGGCGGCAAGGAGAAACGCTCCAGAAGCTGGTGGGCTGCAGCACATCGGTCTTCCTGGTTCTGGTGCTTCTTCAcctcaaaagacaaagaagagtcCCCAGGCACCGCCCAACCATCTGAAGGATGAGCCTCATCAATGTAGACCAACAGGAAGTCAGCCACTGATGAGAACTCTTCCACCAGTTTGCTGAAGGCTGGCAGCTGGCTAATAAAAGGAGGTCAAGTGGCTGAGCCAAAGTTGACCACCAGTGGGCGCTCAGAGCTGGCAAAGTCAAGAAGATGGCACTCAGTTCCATCAACTGTCTTCCCCTGGGCACCATTTCCTCTGTTGTCACCTCTATCTGGATTGGAGACATGCACCACACTGGAATTAGGGGCATCTTCACCCAATTTCAcctagtggggaaaaaaaagaaagagagagaggataacACATTAAACACATTGCCACTTCAATTTactatttataaaaacaattggCTCTAATACAATGTAGTATTTCCTTCAGAGGATGGTAAACATATACTGATTTGAGTAAAGAGGCATCATGGCAGGTAATGTAAAGAATGGccaaaaaaagaatggagaataAAAGTCTTTTTCATCCTGTATATCCACTGTAGGTAATTATTTTCATCACTGAAGGCACTGCAGTTAACTCTCTTCATAACTAAGTTGAGGCTGGTATTCTTTACTATCCTTACGTTGCTGGCAATGCTTAGCACACACTAAATAACAAATGATTaattgactttattttaaaagttaaaagtgaAGGGTCTACTTTAATACAAATTATCAGAGTCGTGGGACATAGTACCTCTTTATGGATTCTCACTTCCAAATTCTAAAATACTCAGGAAAGACTGATTTTCTTGCATGATGCAAAGTCATTTCATCTCAACCCATGGGCAATGATATCAATGGGCTCTATTCTTGGCCAGAGCTAGAAACTCTGTGGTCCACTATTTATAAGAAGGGCTACTCCCACTGAAACCtcttcagcttccccatctgtaaaatggtgataacaatttttgtcttcttcatatGGTTATAGGAGAATAACATAAGGAAAAGAACTCCTTGTACACTATAAATCATTGTGTGGGTGTAGGTTGCCATTATTAGATGCCACCTAAACACATTTTCCTGGGCAattatgtgtttaaaaaaaattatccttagAAATGCTTTGAGCTCTCCTCAATATGATGGCCTCCTGGAAGTTTCTACAGCTGCTGCTTACTTCACTGTCCTTATGACTAGAACCTCACCATTTTcattaaatgaacaaaaacatGCAATCATTCCAGAattctttaatttctcatttttacgtggtttttttgtttgtttcccccTTTTTACCTAGAAAATCACAAACCATTTGCTTTTCTACCATAATTTATTAACAAGCTCCTCTAAATCATAAAATACTCAGGCAGAAGAGGTATAGAGGAAAATTGTTCCATGTGCCCCTTTCGCATGTGGGTTAAATAGTTGAACACAGACTGAAAGAAAGTTTGCTGGCCTTTGGATCTGTAAATGGATAATAAAAAGCAGGCAACATAAAAGAGCCAATTACTTCAGTTTGAATTAACACACTTGGCTCTTCCCCTAGAATGGTTTAGTCAAAGCCAATAACATTAGGGACAACTTACGACtgtacaattgatttttgtacacTATTCTTAATATTACAAAACACTTCCAACCAAATCGACTTATTCCTCTCATATAAATACAGCCACATACAACACTGCTGTTAATTGAAGTCACTTACAAGTGAATTGTTAACGACTCAACAATCCAAGCTGATAAAAAAACACTCAAGGGCTTTTATTCAGAAGCTTCTATCTAATGTTAAGGCATAACTCATTTTAACTGTagagaaagaattaaagaaaacctttctctcccttctgaaAAATCCAAGCAGGGTAGGTTTGAAACAAGTaccattatttttctaaaagaaatcttAGACTAACAATCTTCTTTCTTAGGAAAAGGAAGCCACTGGAGTGACTTAAGGACATTGGTTTTCAGTCACTATCAGGGAGAAagctattttatttacattaattttcTTGGTTAATCTGCAAGTGGTACTAGATGAAGAAACCTAATAAGACACTTCTAGCTGAATTATTTTATATGAGCTACACTCATCGCTGAGGtattaaaacatacacaaaatttaaagatAGATATTTTAAAGGTATTATAAACTTTTAATCTATGGATTCTTTTTGTACTTCTTTGTAGATTTAGGTGGCGGGTAGCATTGCTATCACCATCTTGTTAGatcttttccacttaaaatagCAATAACGATAGAGTTCTAGGAGGGCTCCTTTTAACAACATAGTTGTGCTGTGTTCCTCAACATACTGTGATCTAAAGACCTGAATTCATTCAGATCAGTCTGAATGCATTAGCTGTTGTAGCAACTTCTTGTTAAGTGAGCGATCCACATACAGGAGAAAGATCACCTTTGGACTATAGACTTCTAAGTCCTTAGTAGGTGAAAATATCCACCTGCTTTTTGAAGTCATTTTTAAGACCTAGGAACAATTGTGTGGTCTTGTTAACTGGGCCTCTGCCGTCCCTAACTCTCACCCAAGAAGACTGTTGACCCTTGCTTTATTCCAGATCATTCAACTAAGTAATCTAATCAGATGTTTCAGTCGCAGGTGGCTCTCTTGTTACCTGTAGTTAATTTTCTTGGAAAGTTAAAgtaccttttccttcttcttagtAAAAATGTATAGTGTGGCCACATAATTCTTTCCAAAATACACAGACTGGCTTACCTTGGAAAATTTAGAACAAGTACAACAACTgcaccttaaaattaaaaattaggagTTACAAAATACACAACGCTCTTTGTGTGGGATGTTTGGCATTTTGTTAAActgcaaaatatatataactttttaaattttgttgaatgaattactgAATGAATGATAGTTGTTATAATCCCAGGTAGGGGTCAGTGAAGAATTTTACACTGAATAATAACCTTGGCCTGAAATGAACATAGCTATATTTGGGTGATGGATGAGCTCACTGAGGCAGATACTCTGGAAATGTGAATCCTGGAGCCATACTGTAGAGCACTGCCATAATCAACGCTTAATGCTGTTGATCTGTTTTGATTATCTCAGCTGGTCAGTGCATAAAACGAAAGTAGCCAATCCTCTTTAATTTGCTGAGCTGCCGTGGGACCCTACTGCAAATTAGAATGCCATAAACAGATATCCTGTTCATGAGGGTGACCAGGTAAGGAAACATGCATAGGTAAGATCAATGCTATTAATAAAACTATAAGGAAAAAACACACACCCATAATGTGTAAGTCCAAAAGTGGGTAGACCAGTAGTCTGTTTTTATAAGCATCATATACTAATCATAAAATTTGTCCGCCTTTACTAAAACCTGCTGATGGAGGACTATTCAGCaacaatcaaaaacaaaaatccttggaaattttaaagatgaaagtttgttttaaactaaaaagaaaaatcttttagaaggactttattgttcatttttcatCTTCGCATTTGATCATCGTGAAAATTAAATTCCTATTATGACCAGAGTTTCAAGTGGAGGATTTCTTGGTTTGCTCGGATATGCACCCTGCTGAGATGGAATGGGAGAATCACCGTTGTCTTCAATGATGGAAGATTCTTTGCTTTCCCCAGGAGCAAAGCATTCCTTGACAAACAGccaaaatgatgaagaaaataaagttggTCCCATAATAACATTTAGACTGCAGGAAAGAAGCTCAACAAAAACAAGTTATCCCCTGGTACTCCcaaactttgttttaatttcccACAGTGGCACAGAAAGTCTCCTGGCCACAAGTTACCTAtcatcttaatttctccttcttagaGGGTTTGTGTTTGGTTTTTGTCCTTAATGAGACATATTTGCCAAAGAGGCATTCAAAAGGCATTTTTTACTCTTGCGGAAGAGTAATTAGGTCGGTACCTCGTTCCCTGCCAGCACTAGCCGCTCTAAAGAGAACCTTGCCCAGTATTTAATGCCCAAACACAAGAAGCATCATTTCCACTAATTGGTCTTGAAGTTCCGATGTTCCCAAAGGGTCCCTTTATTTTGTAAGGATCAGAAAGGACATACGTAAAATGTAATATCGTCATCACTGacttttctctgtctcatttGCACTATTACAGTTGTTCTTTCTTATGTTTTTGTAATCCACATCACCACAACACCAACAAGGGAGGTAAATAAAGGGTTTGCATTTTTACAGCAGGGGACCTCTCTCGGCCAAGTTCAAATGTTGTGATAGCCATCTTTATAAATATGAACAAGAGGGTAaatatatggcatatatataaATTTGATTCCCTTGATGATGGGATTCCTTTTACCGACAGTGTTCAGTGCATGAGGAAAAGGATAATGCTGGTTTAGCATGTGGACTGTGAAATGCAGGgcgagggaaaaaaagaaagaaccattCATCAAGTAGAAGCTGGAAATAGAGCATATACTACTaaccttgtttttttcctttccacagCCTGAGGAAGGCTTCTGGACAAAATCTCACCTAATCTCATGATAGAATATAAAGCAAATGATAAAAATGGGCATGGGGGGTTGACAGACACTTTTT
The nucleotide sequence above comes from Equus asinus isolate D_3611 breed Donkey chromosome 7, EquAss-T2T_v2, whole genome shotgun sequence. Encoded proteins:
- the DIO2 gene encoding type II iodothyronine deiodinase isoform X1 — encoded protein: MGILSVDLLITLQILPVFFSNCLFLALYDSVILLKHVVLLLSRSKSTRGEWRRMLTSEGMRCIWKSFLLDAYKQVKLGEDAPNSSVVHVSNPDRGDNRGNGAQGKTVDGTECHLLDFASSERPLVVNFGSATUPPFISQLPAFSKLVEEFSSVADFLLVYIDEAHPSDGWAVPGDSSLSFEVKKHQNQEDRCAAAHQLLERFSLPPQCRVVADRMDNNANVAYGVAFERVCIVQRQKIAYLGGKGPFYYNLQEVRRWLEKNFSERUNLS
- the DIO2 gene encoding type II iodothyronine deiodinase isoform X2, with product MGILSVDLLITLQILPVFFSNCLFLALYDSVILLKHVVLLLSRSKSTRGEWRRMLTSEGMRCIWKSFLLDAYKQVKLGEDAPNSSVVHVSNPDRGDNRGNGAQGKTVDGTECHLLDFASSERPLVVNFGSATUPPFISQLPAFSKLVEEFSSVADFLLVYIDEAHPSDGWAVPGDSSLSFEVKKHQNQEDRCAAAHQLLERFSLPPQCRVVADRMDNNANVAYGVAFERVCIVQRQKIAYLGGKGPFYYNLQEVRRWLEKNFSER